One Rhododendron vialii isolate Sample 1 chromosome 2a, ASM3025357v1 genomic region harbors:
- the LOC131316212 gene encoding disease resistance protein RPM1-like: MGGCGKTTLAKTIFDNQKVIKHFDCQAWASVSQSYKMEDIFRRMMKLLCETRKECAPDGIDTMDPNSLIHILREYLLKKRYLIVFDDVWSADFWRIVNIALPKNKKGSQIIVTTRSANVASFCKGSSSDQVCKLAPLVEEETWKLFCMKTFERESGSSCPPELEKVSHAIVRKCEGLPLAIVTIGALLSTKSKVVSEWQRFYNSLGSELERNPHLTNITKIVLLSYHDLPYYLKPCFLYFSIIPEDYQITRERLIRLWIAEGFIEGQKGKTLEEVAEEHLTELVHKSLVQVSWRNFDGTIKRCQVHDVIHEIILAKCEELSFCHVLREADPSLNDETRRWSMHMRNITNKDLETMNSTKSRIRSIFLFSVGEIPKEQLLGTLARNLKLLKVLDL, translated from the coding sequence ATGGGAGGATGTGGCAAGACCACTCTTGCCAAGACAATTTTCGACAACCAGAAAGTGATTAAACACTTTGATTGCCAAGCTTGGGCATCAGTCTCCCAATCATACAAGATGGAGGACATCTTTAGAAGAATGATGAAGCTGCTATGTGAGACAAGAAAGGAGTGTGCACCTGACGGAATCGACACGATGGACCCAAATTCTCTCATTCATATTCTGAGAGAATATTTACTTAAGAAGAGGTATTTAATCGTGTTCGATGACGTGTGGAGTGCAGACTTTTGGAGAATTGTAAATATTGCTTtaccgaaaaacaaaaaaggaagtcaAATAATTGTCACTACACGTAGCGCAAATGTTGCTTCTTTTTGCAAGGGATCCTCATCGGATCAAGTCTGTAAGCTGGCACCCTTAGTTGAGGAGGAAACTTGGAAGCTCTTTTGCATGAAAACATTCGAACGAGAATCCGGTAGTAGTTGTCCTCCCGAGTTGGAGAAAGTATCCCATGCCATTGTTAGAAAGTGTGAGGGATTACCACTTGCTATTGTGACGATTGGAGCTTTGTTGTCCACTAAAAGTAAAGTTGTTTCTGAATGGCAAAGATTCTATAATAGCCTTGGATCCGAGTTAGAAAGGAATCCCCATCTTACAAACATCACAAAAATTGTGCTCCTTAGTTACCATGATCTACCTTACTACCTCAAACCATGTTTCTTGTACTTTAGCATAATACCCGAGGACTATCAAATCACTCGTGAACGACTAATTCGACTTTGGATAGCTGAGGGGTTCATCGAAggacaaaaaggaaaaacgTTGGAAGAAGTCGCAGAAGAACACTTGACTGAGCTTGTTCACAAAAGCTTGGTTCAAGTTTCGTGGAGAAATTTTGATGGAACGATTAAAAGATGTCAAGTCCATGACGTAATCCACGAAATCATCCTTGCAAAATGTGAGGAGTTGAGTTTTTGCCATGTTTTGAGAGAAGCAGATCCAAGTTTGAATGATGAAACTCGCCGATGGTCAATGCATATGCGAAATATAACGAATAAGGATTTGGAAACCATGAATAGTACCAAATCCAGAATCcgttccatttttcttttctctgtTGGGGAGATTCCAAAGGAGCAGTTATTGGGTACTCTAGCTAGGAATTTGAAGCTTTTGAAAGTACTAGATCTTTAA
- the LOC131316222 gene encoding uncharacterized protein LOC131316222, which yields MDNLSIYGHLDGNLQKITKVTCLREKNVIVVIHDEQEVNRIFMHGVCLPMPLLLYSLYTVRGQRIDKRDVVSYNTYLSRKYNSHINVEVCPGIKSVKYIHKYIYKGRDRTMMVLRDE from the exons atggacaatctaagcatctatggccat ctcgacggtaacttgcagaaaat tacaaaggttacgtgtcttcgagaaaaaaatgtaattgtggtgattcatgatgagcaagaagttaatcgtatttttatgcatggggTATGCCTACCAATGCCATTATTACTTTACTCCCTTTATACTGTAAGGGGTCAACGAATTGATAAAAGGGATGTGGTGTCATACAATACATACCTttcgagaaaatataattctcatatcaatgtAGAAGTTTGTCCTGGAATAAAATCTGTTAAGTATATTcacaagtacatctacaaaggtcgtgatcgtaccatgatggtgttgagagacgaataa
- the LOC131317143 gene encoding disease resistance protein RPM1-like — MRAEKGWQSGYEKSIYVLDYAVIYICEFGLVALFSLSRKSCITERNDVDLRVPANRRVVFLRKEAPTNKSVSGGEGKRKIDLMALVAVSSVINSTLVPLLSGEVNLLRNIHKEVSSIKAELESIMSFLKDADSSPKLKNERAENWVKQVRALAYEIEDVMDEYILHLAENRKRRGFIGFLRKLTRSITKLKPQHNIASQIQDIKQNICDIKERAERYGFSSLEHASSSKHKEKLHDDPRVASLFIEEDEVVGVESTRDELVHRLIIGESNRTVTSLVGMGGCGKTTLAKKVFDNRKVIEHFDCQAWLSVSQSYKMDDIFRKMMKQLCETRKECAPVGIDTMDQNSLIHMLREYFLQKRYLLVFDDVWSTEFWIIVKIALPKNDKGSRIIVTTRSEDVALFCKESPSDHICKVEPLIAEEAWKLFCMITFQHDFGGGCPTELEKVSRAIVRKCEGLPLAIVTIGALLSTKSKVMSEWQRFYNSLGSELERNPHLTNVTKIVMLSYHDLPYYLKPCFLYFGIIPEDFQISRGRLIRLWIAEGFIEGQKGKTLEEVAEEHLTELVQRSLVQVSEAKLDGRIKRCQVHDVVHEIILAKCEELCFCHVLREADPSWNNETRRWSMPMQNITNKNLETMSTNIKSKIRSIFLFSMDELPKKHLLGTLFVNFKLLKVLDLQGAPLDQLHEEVGNLLHLRYLSVKRTSVKIIPKSVRNLHNLQTLNLKDSHVLQIGILSRLCKLRHLIAASRFMVRGLTIQGGIGHLEELHTFWGLEANDDLIKELENLRQLRKLGIKNLKIEHGKVLCTAIEKMNHLHSLSVWAIGNDGILNLCSLSSPPESLRDLILRGHLETLPNWILRLDNLVSLTLYFSGLTDAHAIKDLQALPNLIKLDIFKGYDGEQFYFDVGGFPKLKLLYLRFLKRLNSIIIEEGGLPVLKELQIDNCPQLKEVPSGIRNLRQLKSLFIMDMPTEFLDRMQPDKGQDCWIVEHVPEVLIVFTDGGTRIHNVSTPQEFQDARESQRLNYDDPERGSGS, encoded by the exons ATGCGTGCAG AGAAGGGTTGGCAAAGTGGGTATGAGAAATCAATATACGTACTTGACTATGCGGTT ATTTACATTTGCGAATTTGGTCTCGTTGCTCTGTTTTCACTCTCCAGAAAATCTTGCATTACAGAG AGGAATGACGTCGATCTTCGTGTACCTGCAAATCGGAGGGTGGTGTTCCTTCGgaaagaagctccgacgaacaagTCAGTAAGTGGAGGAGAAGGAAAGAG GAAAATAGATCTGATGGCACTAGTTGCAGTAAGCTCCGTTATCAACAGTACTTTGGTGCCATTGTTATCTGGTGAAGTGAACTTGTTGCGGAATATCCACAAAGAAGTTTCCAGTATCAAGGCTGAATTAGAAAGCATAATGTCATTCCTAAAAGATGCAGATTCAAgtccaaaattaaaaaacgAAAGGGCAGAAAATTGGGTGAAGCAAGTAAGGGCATTGGCTTATGAGATCGAGGATGTCATGGACGAATACATACTTCACCTAGCAGAAAATAGGAAACGGCGTGGTTTCATTGGTTTCCTTCGTAAACTCACTCGCTCAATCACTAAACTCAAGCCACAACATAATATCGCCAGTCAAATTCAAGATATCAAACAGAATATTTGTGACATCAAGGAAAGAGCTGAGAGGTATGGTTTTAGTTCCTTAGAACATGCGTCAAGCAGTAAGCACAAAGAGAAACTACATGATGACCCTCGTGTTGCCTCTCTTTTCATTGAGGAAGATGAAGTTGTGGGTGTTGAGTCCACCCGGGATGAACTGGTCCACAGGTTGATAATTGGAGAATCAAATCGAACGGTCACTTCACTTGTAGGTATGGGAGGATGTGGCAAAACCACTCTTGCCAAGAAAGTTTTTGACAACCGAAAAGTGATTGAACACTTTGATTGCCAAGCTTGGCTATCGGTCTCTCAATCATACAAGATGGATGACATCTTTAGAAAAATGATGAAGCAGCTATGTGAGACAAGAAAGGAGTGTGCACCTGTGGGAATCGACACGATGGACCAAAATTCTCTCATTCATATGCTGAGAGAATATTTTCTTCAGAAGAGGTATCTACTTGTTTTTGATGACGTATGGAGTACGGAGTTTTGGATAATCGTAAAAATTGCTTTACCGAAAAACGACAAAGGAAGTCGAATAATTGTCACTACACGCAGCGAAGATGTTGCTTTGTTTTGCAAGGAATCCCCATCGGATCACATCTGCAAGGTGGAGCCCTTAATTGCAGAGGAGGCTTGGAAGCTCTTTTGCATGATAACATTCCAACATGATTTTGGTGGTGGTTGTCCTACTGAGTTGGAGAAAGTATCCCGTGCCATTGTTAGAAAATGTGAAGGATTACCACTTGCTATTGTGACGATAGGCGCTCTCTTGTCCACAAAAAGTAAGGTTATGTCCGAATGGCAAAGATTCTATAATAGCCTTGGATCCGAGTTAGAGAGGAATCCGCATCTCACAAACGTCACGAAAATTGTAATGCTTAGTTACCATGATCTTCCTTACTACCTCAAACCATGTTTCTTGTACTTTGGCATAATACCTGAGGACTTTCAAATCAGCCGTGGAAGACTAATTCGATTGTGGATAGCCGAGGGTTTCATTGAAGGACAGAAAGGAAAAACGTTGGAAGAAGTTGCAGAAGAACACTTAACTGAGCTGGTTCAGAGAAGCTTGGTTCAAGTTTCGGAGGCAAAATTGGATGGTAGAATTAAAAGATGTCAAGTCCATGATGTAGTCCACGAGATCATCCTTGCAAAGTGTGAGGAGTTATGTTTTTGCCATGTTTTGAGAGAAGCAGATCCAAGTTGGAATAATGAAACTCGACGATGGTCAATGCCTATGCAAAACATAACGAATAAGAATTTGGAAACAATGAGTACTAATATCAAATCCAAAATTcgttccatttttcttttctcgaTGGATGAGTTGCCAAAGAAGCACTTATTGGGTACTCTATTTGTGAATTTCAAGCTTTTGAAAGTACTAGATCTTCAGGGTGCTCCTCTTGATCAACTTCATGAAGAAGTTGGAAATCTTCTTCATTTGAGGTACCTAAGTGTCAAGAGGACAAGTGTGAAAATAATTCCCAAGTCTGTTAGAAATCTACACAACCTACAAACTTTGAACTTGAAAGACTCACATGTACTACAAATTGGGATCTTAAGTAGACTCTGTAAGTTGCGGCATCTTATAGCCGCGTCTAGATTTATGGTAAGAGGATTGACGATACAAGGAGGGATTGGGCACTTAGAAGAGTTGCATACATTTTGGGGCTTGGAGGCAAATGATGATTTAATCAAAGAGCTAGAAAATTTGAGGCAATTGAGGAAGTTGGGTATTAAGAACTTGAAAATAGAACATGGGAAGGTTCTCTGTACCGCCATTGAGAAGATGAATCACCTTCATTCTTTGTCAGTTTGGGCTATAGGCAACGATGGGATTCTGAATTTGTGTTCTCTTTCTTCTCCCCCCGAATCTCTTCGGGATCTCATCTTGCGTGGACATTTAGAAACGTTGCCAAACTGGATATTGAGACTCGATAATCTAGTTTCCCTAACTCTATATTTTTCAGGATTGACCGATGCACATGCAATAAAAGATCTTCAAGCGTTACCTAATTTGATAAAACTTGATATCTTCAAGGGGTATGATGGAGAACAATTCTATTTCGATGTCGGAGGGTTTCCGAAGCTTAAGTTGCTATACCTCCGATTCTTAAAGAGATTGAATTCAATTATAATAGAGGAAGGAGGATTGCCCGTTCTCAAGGAGCTTCAAATTGATAATTGCCCACAACTAAAGGAGGTGCCCTCCGGTATCCGCAACCTTAGACAACTCAAATCTCTTTTCATTATGGATATGCCAACAGAGTTCTTAGACAGAATGCAACCAGACAAAGGCCAAGACTGTTGGATTGTTGAGCATGTACCTGAAGTCCTGATTGTATTCACGGATGGAGGAACAAGGATACATAACGTGTCTACTCCTCAGGAATTCCAAGACGCGAGGGAAAGCCAGAGGCTAAATTATGATGACCCTGAAAGAGGATCTGGGAGTTGA